Genomic DNA from Myxococcus stipitatus:
CACCAGGGGGTGGTGCTGGAGCTGCGCGGGTTCCGCTACTCGGAGCTGGAGGACCTCCTGGAGGCCGCTCGCGCCAGCAAGCGCCCGGCGCTGGTGGTGGTGCTCGACGGAATCCAGGACCCCCACAACCTGGGGGCCATCATCCGCTCCGCCCATGCGCTGGGAGCCCACGGCGTCGTCATCGCCAAGGACCGCGCCGTCCAGGTGACGGGCACCGTGGCCAAGGCCTCCGCGGGCGCCGTGGAGCACACGCTCATCGCACGCGTCGTGAACATCTCCCGCGCGCTGGAGGAGCTGAAGGAAGCGGGGCTGTGGGTGGCCGCGGCCGACGTCGACGCCACCGAACCCATGTGGAGCGCCCGGCTGGACGGGCCCCTGGCCCTCGTCGTGGGGGCCGAGGGAGGGGGCGTCCGGGAAGGCGTCCTCAAGCACTGCGACCACCGCCTGCGGATTCCCATGGCCGGTCAGGTCGGTTCATTGAATGCGTCCGTTTCCGCTGGCATTCTGCTATACGAGGTCGCGCGGCAGCGGGGCAGCGCTCGCCCGTCCGCCAGCCAGCACTCGGGATCAATCTCCTTGACTTGAGTGGTGGGGACTTCTAAAAGGGCGCGCCTCGCACATCGGTGCCGGGTGGTTGACGGTTCCGGTGGAGGTGGGCGGGGCGGTTGGCGGGGTGCCGGATGAGTGCCGGTGTAGCTCAGTCGGTAGAGCAACTGATTTGTAATCAGTAGGTCGCGGGTTCAAGTCCCGCCGCCGGCCAAG
This window encodes:
- the rlmB gene encoding 23S rRNA (guanosine(2251)-2'-O)-methyltransferase RlmB — encoded protein: MRERPPRGQRGERESGESHSRFVHGVNPVLEALRARPDEVERLYLVEGQLGAKAAGELLSRARDAGVRVEKVTRERLAAMAEGGVHQGVVLELRGFRYSELEDLLEAARASKRPALVVVLDGIQDPHNLGAIIRSAHALGAHGVVIAKDRAVQVTGTVAKASAGAVEHTLIARVVNISRALEELKEAGLWVAAADVDATEPMWSARLDGPLALVVGAEGGGVREGVLKHCDHRLRIPMAGQVGSLNASVSAGILLYEVARQRGSARPSASQHSGSISLT